The Panicum virgatum strain AP13 chromosome 5K, P.virgatum_v5, whole genome shotgun sequence genome has a window encoding:
- the LOC120709501 gene encoding uncharacterized protein LOC120709501, producing the protein MDRFGLGNQALIKEYGSVPVRTPLDALVYINAAPRPTLSASSPTPLFSNIHHPPPKKENKSSTQQREERSAAMHPRDLIGGLDLARQQATKAMVSAVSLAKPAAGIAGSGLGFMKRQATAMVSSRDRAVKTAAMVVGGSVGAYFLWPAAAVPAAAAAGTMKAPGAAGFLISRVAFQANPQLYFQILRTAGTAAAAAAFV; encoded by the coding sequence ATGGACAGGTTCGGATTGGGGAACCAAGCTTTGATCAAAGAATACGGTAGTGTTCCCGTACGGACACCACTGGATGCCCTTGTCTACATAAACGCAGCCCCTCGGCCTACTCTTTCCGCTTCATCTCCCACTCCATTATTCTCCAACATCCACCATCCTCCACCCAAGAAAGAGAACAAATCCTCCACccaacaaagagaagaaagatCAGCAGCAATGCACCCGCGCGACCTCATCGGAGGCCTCGACCTCGCCAGGCAGCAGGCCACCAAAGCCATGGTCTCCGCCGTCTCGCTGGCCAAGCCAGCGGCAGGCATCGCGGGGTCGGGGCTCGGCTTCATGAAGCGCCAAGCGACGGCCATGGTTTCCAGCCGGGACCGCGCCGTGAAGACCGCGGCGATGGTGGTCGGGGGCTCCGTCGGCGCTTACTTCCTCTGGCCAGCGGCGGctgtcccggccgccgccgccgcaggcacgATGAAGGCGCCGGGCGCCGCGGGCTTCCTCATCTCCCGCGTGGCGTTCCAGGCCAACCCGCAGCTCTACTTCCAGATCCTTCGCACCGCCGgcactgccgctgccgctgcagctTTCGTGTAG
- the LOC120709502 gene encoding protein EGG APPARATUS-1-like encodes MHPRDLIGGLDLARQQATKAMVSAVSLAKPAAGIAGSGVGFMKRQATAMVSSRDRAVKTAAMVVGGAVGAYFFWPAAAVPAAAAAAGTMKAPGAAGFLISRVAFQANPQLYFQILRTAGAAAAAAAFV; translated from the coding sequence ATGCACCCGCGCGACCTCATCGGAGGCCTCGACCTCGCCAGGCAGCAGGCCACCAAAGCCATGGTCTCCGCCGTCTCGCTGGCCAAGCCAGCGGCAGGCATCGCGGGGTCGGGGGTCGGCTTCATGAAGCGCCAAGCGACGGCCATGGTTTCCAGCCGTGACCGCGCCGTGAAGACCGCGGCGATGGTGGTCGGGGGCGCCGTCGGCGCTTACTTCTTCTGGCCAGCGGCGGctgtcccggccgccgccgccgccgcaggcacgATGAAGGCGCCGGGCGCCGCGGGCTTCCTCATCTCCCGCGTGGCGTTCCAGGCCAACCCGCAGCTCTACTTCCAGATCCTTCGcaccgccggcgctgccgctgccgctgcagctTTCGTGTAG